CGCTTCACGGTAGTCAAAGTAGTCTTTGAATTTGGCTCCCTCTTCCTCCTTTCCCTTCGCCACCTGCGAAGCCATCACGCCTTCATCCCAGACCAATTGACGTAAGCGCATCACCAGATCGGCATTTTCGGCGAACTGCTCCATTAAAATCTGCCGCGCACCGTCCAGAACCGCAGTCACATCGGCCAGCTCTTTTTCGGCATCGACGTAACCTGCTGCAGCCGCTTCGGCATCCAGATCCTGCTGCGCCAACAATTGATCTGCCAACGGTTGCAAACCTCGCTCACGGGCAATCTGCGCTTTGGTACGCCGCTTGGGTTTGTAAGGCAGATAGAGATCTTCCAGACGGGTTTTGCTGTCGGTTTCGCGGATCGACTTTTCCAGTGCGGGAATCAGTTTTCCTTGCTCAAAAATGGTCTCTAGCACCAGCACACGGCGTTTATCCAGCTCACGCAAGTAAGTCAGACGTTCGTCCAATTGACGCAGATGGGTATCAGTAAGCCCGCCCGTGACCTCTTTACGATAGCGGGAGATAAAAGGCACGGTGTCACCGTCATCCAACAAACCCACAGCCGCAGCCACCTGTTTGCGCTCCACCATCAGCTCATCAGCAAGACGGGAAAAAATATCCATAGACCAATTCCAAAAGTAACCAAGGGAAGTTTTAGGGGCGCATCTTGGAATATCCAAAAGGGCTTTGCAAGAGGAGAAACAGGGTAATCAGCAGCGTGTTTTATTAGAGATGGTGAACATTTTTGATGAAGCGATCCCATAAAAATTTCGGGTGTATACTTTAACACCTACAAATCACACGCTGGACAGCGAGCATGTTAACCGCCCTCAAAACATTATGGTTCCGCGACCCCAAAGAATCGCCTCTCTACATCAATGACGTTGCAGTGCGCATTCGCGCCGGTATGCTGCTCATCATCCCGCTGTTTATGGGACTGACGCTGTTTAATGTCGCCTACACCTCAAAATGGGTGGTGGATGGCAACACCGCCAGCGACACCTACGAAACCAACTGGGATGGCGATATTATTTACGCCGTCGAGGCCAGCAAACGCACCTACGAATACAGCACTCAAACAATTGTGCTGTTTTACGCCCTGTTCGAGATGCTAGCGGGCATGTTTCGCCTCACCGCTCGCCTCTCACCGACGATTTTATTGGCCAGTCTGTTGGCCAAAAACAGCCCGCCAGTTTGGAAGCCCCTACTGCCCAAGCGTTTTGCCTGGAGCATCGGAGCCTGCCTGATCAGCATCTGCTTGGTGTTTTTCAACCCAGACACCTTTGCTCAATGGGTTAATTTTTTATCAACCAGCCCGCTGCTGCCCACCACAGAAAACTACATGCCCGCCAACACCGGAACCACCTTGGTCTGGGTTTGTCTCGGTTTTATGTGGTTGGAAGCGATTTTGGGTTTTTGTGTCGGCTGTAAACTGCACGCCTTGCTGGTTTGGATGGGTGTGCTAAAAGAAGAGTGTGAGGCCTGCAATAACATTGACTGGCAAAAAATTGCTGAAAATCAGCAGAAAAAAACACGTTGATTGCCTTAAAATAACCGCTTTAATCAGACTCAGGAACATCATGAACAGACACTCTGTTTTACCCCGCCTTGCCCTACTCGCCCTTATTGGCCTCAGCTCACCCAACCATGCTGCAACGGAAAAAACAAGTCACAGCCTATTTCCAAGCGACGTTTTTATCAGCATGAAAGCAGACGCGACCGTACAACACTTTCCCGTGCAAAACAGCTGGAAAGGCGGAGCAAACATGCTCTACACCGCCATCAGCCCCGATGGCAAAACCGTCTTGGCCACCAGCCCCTCCAGCCAATCACTGTACGTTTTTGATGCCAAAAGCGGCCAACAACGCGCCATTATTACCGTCGGCAAAGCCCCCAAAGGAGTCAAAATCAGCCCCGATGGCCAGTGGGCTTATGTGAGCAATCAAGGTTCGGCAAACATCAGTGTGGTTGAGTTAAACACCTTGAAGGTAATCGATACCATTCAAGTTGAAAAAGAGCCACATAATGCACGTTTCAGTCACGATGGAAAATGGGCGTACGTCACCCTGCAAGGCGGTGCTGGGCTGGGCGTGATCAACACCAAAAAACGTAAAATGATCCAAGTCATCCCGCTGCCGGGTTTAACCGGCCCGCACAATTTGGATCTCTCTAAAGATGGCAAAACCGCCTTTGTGCGCGACTTTGTTCACCATGTGGCGGTATTGGATTTAACCACGAATAAGGTTAAAAAAATCATCACCGTTGGCAACGGTCACGGCGGCATTGACGTCAGCCCCGACGGTCGTTACGCCATCACCACGGCAATTGGCGATACCGTACTTTCTGTGATCGACACCCAGACTTTAGAAGTCACCAGAATCGAACTGGGCAACGGCTCCCACGGCGTTCGCAGCAGCGCCGACAGCCGTTGGATTTACGTCACCTTACCGCAAGCCAACGAAATCGCGGTTATCAACAGCCGCACATTGAAAATCGAGCGGAGAATTAAGAGCGGTAAATTCCCTTTCTGGATCGCACTGCAAGGCAACCCATAAAACCCTATTTCAACATCACCAAAGCGCGTTTTAACACCGGCAACGCTTTGGGAACTTGAATGTCCATAATGTAATCAGGTACCCATTTATTGTCTTTTTCACCTAGAATTTTGGCAACATTGTTGCCAAAATTACGCCGCATAACGTAACTCGGACC
The sequence above is a segment of the Gammaproteobacteria bacterium genome. Coding sequences within it:
- a CDS encoding DUF4395 domain-containing protein, which codes for MLTALKTLWFRDPKESPLYINDVAVRIRAGMLLIIPLFMGLTLFNVAYTSKWVVDGNTASDTYETNWDGDIIYAVEASKRTYEYSTQTIVLFYALFEMLAGMFRLTARLSPTILLASLLAKNSPPVWKPLLPKRFAWSIGACLISICLVFFNPDTFAQWVNFLSTSPLLPTTENYMPANTGTTLVWVCLGFMWLEAILGFCVGCKLHALLVWMGVLKEECEACNNIDWQKIAENQQKKTR
- a CDS encoding YncE family protein; the encoded protein is MNRHSVLPRLALLALIGLSSPNHAATEKTSHSLFPSDVFISMKADATVQHFPVQNSWKGGANMLYTAISPDGKTVLATSPSSQSLYVFDAKSGQQRAIITVGKAPKGVKISPDGQWAYVSNQGSANISVVELNTLKVIDTIQVEKEPHNARFSHDGKWAYVTLQGGAGLGVINTKKRKMIQVIPLPGLTGPHNLDLSKDGKTAFVRDFVHHVAVLDLTTNKVKKIITVGNGHGGIDVSPDGRYAITTAIGDTVLSVIDTQTLEVTRIELGNGSHGVRSSADSRWIYVTLPQANEIAVINSRTLKIERRIKSGKFPFWIALQGNP